A region from the Engraulis encrasicolus isolate BLACKSEA-1 chromosome 18, IST_EnEncr_1.0, whole genome shotgun sequence genome encodes:
- the LOC134468427 gene encoding protein ripply2-like, whose product MRKKGPFSMDSKMLSKFNKKPSGLVHPVKLFWPKSRCFDYLYQDAEALLRNYPVQATICPYADSSDEDEPDDTDEEDDKEAN is encoded by the exons ATGCGAAAGAAGGGACCGTTTTCA ATGGACAGCAAGATGCTTTCTAAATTCAACAAGAAACCCAGCGGACTCGTCCATCCTGTTAA GTTGTTCTGGCCAAAGTCACGTTGCTTCGACTATCTGTATCAGGATGCCGAGGCGCTGCTGCGTAACTACCCCGTCCAGGCCACCATCTGCCCTTACGCAGACTCCAGTGACGAGGACGAGCCAGATGACACAGACGAGGAGGACGACAAGGAAGCGAACTGA
- the htr3a gene encoding LOW QUALITY PROTEIN: 5-hydroxytryptamine receptor 3A (The sequence of the model RefSeq protein was modified relative to this genomic sequence to represent the inferred CDS: substituted 1 base at 1 genomic stop codon), protein MTRPDDVTVDLKDVCNKREKNTRPHVKKIGNNPGRFADVARVRLSEYLSTGYKKGVRPVRDWRQSTMVEVDLMVYSILNVDEKNQILKTYVWYTQKWTDEFLVWDPEDFDGVENISMPTANIWVPDIVINEFLDVGKSPDIPYVYVNSNGRVKNQKPIQVVTACTLNIYNFPFDVQNCSLTFQSWLHIIKDINLTLIRSEEEVMNDKSVFQNQGEWELLHILTSSNPFSVDGDGSEVYAEMKFHVVIRRRPLFYTVNLLLPSIFLMVMDVVGFYLPPDSGERVSFKITLLLGYSVFLIIVSDTLPATAIGTPLIGVYFVVCMALLVISLTETVLIVRLVHQQDLQPRVPSWLRHLVLERAAALLCVRDKHKLCSSLLTSSPLPPYMDNNMHPGTGRRTHACNIGRXLPDYDSRGMSLGLGLSMRDPAPPIMDSILQEVAGIRQYLERQDESREVAKEWLQVGYVLDVLLFRLYLLTLLIYTITLGTLWSVWQYA, encoded by the exons ATGACAAGA CCTGATGATGTCACTGTGGACCTGAAAGACGTCTgtaacaagagagaaaaaaatacacgACCACATG TGAAGAAAATCGGTAACAACCCTGGCCGTTTTGCAGATGTCGCCCGGGTGCGACTCTCCGAGTATTTGAGCACCGGATACAAGAAAGGCGTGCGTCCCGTCCGTGACTGGAGGCAGAGTACTATGGTGGAGGTTGACCTCATGGTGTACTCCATTCTCAATGTG GATGAGAAAAACCAAATTCTCAAGACATATGTCTGGTATACACAG AAATGGACAGATGAGTTCCTGGTCTGGGATCCCGAGGACTTTGATGGGGTGGAAAACATCTCTATGCCCACCGCAAATATATGGGTGCCGGACATCGTCATCAATGAATT cctgGACGTGGGCAAGTCTCCGGACATCCCGTACGTGTACGTGAACTCCAACGGAAGGGTGAAGAACCAGAAGCCCATCCAGGTGGTCACCGCCTGCACCTTGAACATCTACAACTTCCCCTTTGACGTCCAGAACTGCAGCCTCACCTTCCAGAGTTGGCTGCACATCA TCAAGGACATCAACCTCACCCTGATCCGGAGCGAGGAGGAGGTGATGAATGACAAGAGTGTGTTCCAGAACCAAGGCGAGTGGGAGCTGCTGCACATCCTCACCTCCTCCAACCCCTTCAGCGTCGACGGAGACGGCTCAGAAGTCTACGCTGAGATGAAGTTCCAT GTGGTGATCCGGCGGCGGCCGCTGTTCTACACGGTGAACCTGCTGCTGCCCAGCATCTTCCTGATGGTGATGGACGTGGTGGGCTTCTACCTGCCGCCCGACAGCGGCGAGCGCGTCTCCTTCAAGATCACGCTGCTGCTCGGGTACTCCGTCTTCCTCATCATCGTCTCTGACACGCTGCCTGCCACCGCCATCGGCACCCCCCTCATAG GTGTGTACTTCGTGGTGTGCATGGCGCTGCTGGTCATCAGCCTGACGGAGACGGTGCTGATCGTGCGCCTGGTGCACCAGCAGGATCTGCAGCCCCGCGTGCCCTCCTGGCTCAG GCACCTGGTGCTGGAGAGGGCCGCCGCGCTGCTCTGTGTACGCGACAAGCACAAGCTCTGCTCCAGCCTGCTCACGTCCTCCCCCCTGCCCCCCTACATGGACAACAACATGCACCCGGGTACTGgtagacgcacgcatgcat gtaacattggcaggtgactacctgactacga CAGCCGTGGCAtgagcctgggcctgggcctctcCATGAGGGACCCCGCACCCCCCATCATGGACAGCATCCTACAGGAG GTGGCAGGTATCCGTCAGTACCTGGAGCGTCAGGATGAGAGTCGCGAGGTGGCTAAGGAGTGGCTACAGGTGGGCTACGTGCTGGACGTGCTGCTCTTCAGGCTGTACCTGCTAACGCTGCTCATATACACCATCACACTGGGCACACTCTGGTCTGTCTGGCAGTACGCCTGA